The genomic interval CGGATTCAGGCCCTCAAGCAGGCGGGGCTCTAAACAAAAAAGCCGGGGCAAATGCCCCGGCTTTTTTATGGGTCGATCAATCAGATTTTCAGCTTGAATCCGATGGCCCGAAAGCTGTCTTGCAGCGATTTGCTCGTGCCCTTCAGCTGTACTTTCAAGCTGGAGCACTCGCGGCGCACCGGATAATCCCGGCGCAACTGGTCGAACGCAGCAGCCCGCTCCTGGTCTGATCCCTGCATCGCTATCCGCAATCGGGCGTCGTCCTGGCGTGGGTCGTAACAAGCCCGCAGCGCAATTTTGATCGCGTCGTCTTCGTCAGCCGCACTGGTAAAGGACACCTTGCTCAACGCCGGCTCAGGCAAAAACTGCCCTGCCTGCTTGCGCACCGGAAACCCCAGGTAACGGCTCAAGGCCCGGTAGATCATCTCAGTGCCCTGTACCTTGCCTTCGAGGCTGTAACCGGCAATGTGCGGAGTCGCCAGCCAGACCTGCTGGACCAGCTCCGGATCGATCGCGGGCTCGCCCTCCCAGACATCAAGCGCCACCACCGGTGTGCTGGCCTGAGACAACCGGGTCTTCAGGGCCTGGGTATCGATTACCTCGCCCCGTCCGGCATTGATCAACAGCTGGTCGGCCGACAGACCCTCCAGCTCATCGGCGCCCACCATGTGATGGGTGGCATGAGGCTGATTCCGGGTCAGCGGGGTATGGAGGGTGACCACATCGCAGGTCAGGGCTTCGTCCAGGGATACAAACGGGGTATCGGACTCGTTTTCAAGCTCGGCCCGGGGCGGATCGCACAGGCGCACATCGAAGCCAAGCCGCTCAAGTTTGCGGGCCAGCTCGCTGCCAACATTGCCAACACCGACAATGCCAACACTCAGCCGGGTCCAGTCCGCCAGTCCGCGCCGCTCGGCGTGCACCGACAGCACCGACAGCACGTACTCCACCACACTGTTGGCATTGCAACCGGGGGCGGCAGAAAAACGAATGCCGTTGCGCGCCAGCCACTCCTCGTCGACATGATCAGTGCCAATGGTCGCCGTGCCTACAAAGCGGACCTTGCTGCCTTCCAGTAGCTCAGGTCCGACCCGGGTCACCGAGCGGACCAGCAAGACTTCAGCGTCACGAACGTCGCTGGCCGTCATGGTGCGGCCAGACACCCGTCGGATTTCACCGATTTCTCCGAAGAAGGAATCCAGTAATGGAATGTTTTCGTCAGCTACGATCAACATGATGTCGTCCGGTCCTGTCAGTTCCTTCGCTGGCGCTGATTTCTTCCACCGGGACCACCCCGACCGCCCTGAGGGCGCCGACCCCGCTTCCGGGTAATGGGCGGGTTCTCCATGGGCGTCATCAATGCCTCATCCGGCACCGTGGTGTTCAGTTTCTGGCTGATATAGGTTTCGATCGCCGGCAGCGCAAAGGAATCGTCCTCCCCGGCAAAACTGACCGACACCCCGTGCTTGCCCGCGCGCCCGGTACGGCCGATGCGGTGCACATAATCTTCAGCATTATCGGGAAGATTGTAGTTGAAAACGTGGGTCACACCGTTGACGTGGATACCACGACCAGCCACATCGGTGGCCACCAAGACCTGAATACTGCCTTTCTTGAACTGATCCAGGGTCTTCAGTCGTTTATTCTGGGCGATTTCACCTGACATCAAGGATACTTTCACGCCCTGGTTGCGCAGGTCCTCTTCCAGGTCCCGACACTGATCCCGCCGGTTGGCGAATACAATCGCCTTTTCCACTTCCGGGCGCTTGAGGTAATTCACCAGCACCGGCAGCTTCTCGTCCTCTCCCACCAGGTAAACCGATTGTTCAACACGTTCAGCCGTTTTCTGCTCCGGCTCAATTTCCACGAACTCGGCATTCTGGGTCCACATTGAGGCAAGGTTCAGCACATCCTGGTTAAACGTCGCGCTGAACAGCAGGGTCTGACGATCTTCCTTCGCGGTACACTTACGGATGATCCGCTTGACGTCGGGGATGAAGCCCATATCCAGCATGCGATCGGCTTCGTCCAGGATCAGGATATCGAGCTGGTCCAGGAACACATCCTGGGAGCCGAGGAAATCGATCAGGCGGCCTGGTGTCGCCACCAGAATATCCACCACTTCGTTCTGCAACTGATCCCGCTGCTTGTCGTAGTTCATGCCGCCGACAACGGTAACCACATTGTGGCCGGTGTGCTCGCACAACTGCTCGGCGTCCTTGGCAATCTGCATAGCCAGCTCGCGGGTGGGCGCCAGCGCCAGTACCCGGGGCTCGGACGCGAAACGGTCGGTTTTCGGAATCGGGGTCTCCAGCAGCGCCTGGATAGCAGTAATCAGGAAGGCCGCGGTCTTACCGGTGCCAGTCTGGGCCTGGCCGATCAGATCTTCACAGGCCAGGGTCCAGGGCAGGGTTTCCGCCTGAATCGGTGTGCAGTATTCAAAGCCTATTGCCGAGATGGCGTCCTGAAGCTTCTGGTTCAGATTAAGGTCCTGGAACCGGAGGTCGCCAGTGTGCTTGGGTTCAGATGTCATACAGTCTCAGTTTTCCTTGAGGGGTTCTTAGCGGACGTTGACGGTGCAATGCGCTCGGCATCCCGATGCCAGTTAATGGCATGCGTGTCAGTGGTTCCGTAAAAGATTTTCAGTGCGTCCAACAATAAGCCAGCTCGGTGTGGCAGACCCTGTGT from Marinobacter sp. LA51 carries:
- a CDS encoding DEAD/DEAH box helicase, yielding MTSEPKHTGDLRFQDLNLNQKLQDAISAIGFEYCTPIQAETLPWTLACEDLIGQAQTGTGKTAAFLITAIQALLETPIPKTDRFASEPRVLALAPTRELAMQIAKDAEQLCEHTGHNVVTVVGGMNYDKQRDQLQNEVVDILVATPGRLIDFLGSQDVFLDQLDILILDEADRMLDMGFIPDVKRIIRKCTAKEDRQTLLFSATFNQDVLNLASMWTQNAEFVEIEPEQKTAERVEQSVYLVGEDEKLPVLVNYLKRPEVEKAIVFANRRDQCRDLEEDLRNQGVKVSLMSGEIAQNKRLKTLDQFKKGSIQVLVATDVAGRGIHVNGVTHVFNYNLPDNAEDYVHRIGRTGRAGKHGVSVSFAGEDDSFALPAIETYISQKLNTTVPDEALMTPMENPPITRKRGRRPQGGRGGPGGRNQRQRRN
- the pdxB gene encoding 4-phosphoerythronate dehydrogenase PdxB, whose translation is MLIVADENIPLLDSFFGEIGEIRRVSGRTMTASDVRDAEVLLVRSVTRVGPELLEGSKVRFVGTATIGTDHVDEEWLARNGIRFSAAPGCNANSVVEYVLSVLSVHAERRGLADWTRLSVGIVGVGNVGSELARKLERLGFDVRLCDPPRAELENESDTPFVSLDEALTCDVVTLHTPLTRNQPHATHHMVGADELEGLSADQLLINAGRGEVIDTQALKTRLSQASTPVVALDVWEGEPAIDPELVQQVWLATPHIAGYSLEGKVQGTEMIYRALSRYLGFPVRKQAGQFLPEPALSKVSFTSAADEDDAIKIALRACYDPRQDDARLRIAMQGSDQERAAAFDQLRRDYPVRRECSSLKVQLKGTSKSLQDSFRAIGFKLKI